Within the Peptostreptococcaceae bacterium genome, the region GAACTCAATATCGACAGAGCCAAGCACATATAGTGCTACTGTGACGACTCTAAATGCAAAAGGTATATAAACGGAAAAATTACCAAAGAAGCATGGGGACGGGGTTATTGCTTTAAGCTAGGGGATGAATAGATGAAAATTGGAATAAGAAAACCGAGCCTAAAAAAAAGGGTGTCTGCAAGAATAAGCCCAAAGAGGCAAATCGTCCATAGGATGGGGATCAAGATGCCCAGGGGTTACGGTTGTATAAGGAATCCGAAGAAATTTGCCTACAACAAGGTGTACAAAAAGACATCTTTTGACATTTTCAAGCTTGCAAAAAAACTTTTCAAGCAGTGAATGAAAGTAAACGGAGCGGGTTTAAATCAAAACAAATATATATTTTGGGCTTAGTAATTCCTGCTATGGTAAAATCAAGATGACACTTAGAAGCTAAAAGGAGTCAGGGGGTAATATGGTGGATAATAAAACCGATATGTTGATTTACCGTACGGAAGATGGTAGAACAAAGATAGATGTGAGACTTGAAAATGAAACGGTATGGATGACTCAGAAGGCTATTGCCGAGCTTTATCAAAAGGGAATAAATACTATTAATGAGCATATAAAAAGCATTTATGAAGAAGGGGAATTGGAAGAAAATCGAACTATTCGGAAAAACCGAATAGTTCAAAACGAAGGCAATAGGCGGGTTGAGAGGGAAATAAGGTTTTACAATCTGGAAATGATAATTGCCATTGGCTACAGGGTTCGGTCAAGTAGAGGTATGCAGTTTAGACGTTGGGCAACAGAAAGGTTAAACGAATACTTGGTCAAGGGATTCACCATGGATGATGCCCGACTCAAGGGCATGAGAAATATAGGTGACGATTATTTCGACGAACTCTTGGAACGCATCCGGGATATCAGAGCTTCCGAAAAGCGGTTCTACAAGAAAATTACGGATATTTATGCTTTGTCGATTGACTACGATTCCAAATCGGAAGCGGCTAAGATATTTTTTGCTACGGTTCAAAACAAACTTCACTTTGCTGTTCATGGACACACGGCAGCTGAGATTATAGAACAAAGAGTTGATGCATCAAAAGACAATATGGGTCTTTCCACCTGGAAAGGTGAGAAAGTCCGCAGAAATGATGTAGCAATTGCAAAGAATTATTTGACTGAGTCGGAGATTAAGGCTTTAAACCGTATTGTGACGATGTATTTGGATTATGCGGAGGATCGGGCTGAAAGAAGAAGTCCTATGCACATGAAAGACTGGAGTGAAAAACTAAATGCATTTTTAAAATTTAATGAGCGGGATATATTGACAAATGCAGGCAGTATTTCGCATGAAGTAGCCAAGGAACTTGCTGCTGCAGAATACGAAAAATTTAACAAGTGTAGGTTGGAAACGCCTGAAAGGGATGATTTCGACATATATTTGGAAGAAAATAAAATGAAATAATGGAATTTTTCATAGCAATACCTCCAAGTATGAACGTAGTTTTTTATCGACATTAAAAAGCTTTGCATATTTCGAGAGCAATGGGATATCTTTTTTGTCGGTACGAGTATAATGCTTGAAAGCATCAGTTACAATTTGAATCTCAGTTTTACTAGTTGCTTTTAAAATATCGCAAAGCGTTCTTTCAGCATTATATGCTCTAACTGGATTGCCATTTGGAGAAGGAATCGAGATGATGCCAATTTCGTAGAATTCATCCTTAACACGATAATATTTCACTTTGCTAGAATCTATTGTAGTTGTATTGTACTGATGAGGAAAGGTCATGGAATATTTTATTGGCGTTCGGTCAGATAAGTCTAAAAGGAATAGAGCCGTTTCGTGAGAAAATATTCCCCGCTTAAAACGTGTTTGTAAATTAAGCATTTCGTCATCGAAAACTGTGGGGAGAATATATACACCGCGTTCGGAACGTTCCAGCAGGCCTTTGTCCACAAGAAGAGACAAATGGTGGCGGTGTATACCGGCGTGAGTAATTTGAGCCGTTGTTACTATTCCATTATTATCAGATGCGATTTTTAGAATCTCTTCAGCATAAGTCATAGGTGCTCACCCCGTTTATATTTGTTTATCATATTGACTTTCTTGCACATAAGTATAGACAAAGTATGCAAGAAAGTCAATATCAAATGCGATATAAGGGCAAGAAAACTATGTGATTGCATATGGAAAGCGTGGAGATAGGGTTACGGTTGGATTCGGACATGCTTTAAAATCAACGAAATAGGGACGAGGGATACACGGTTTCAAATGCAAATAGAAAGCAAGGGGACGGGGTTAATGCTTTAATCAATGGAGATAAATAGATGAAAATCGGAATAAGAAAACCGAGCATCAAGAAAAGAGTGGTAGCAAGGATAAGTCCCAAAAGGCAGATGGTCCAAAGGGGGGTGCGGACAAAAACCTGGACAAAATAAACAAGATGTTGTCCGGGTACTCATATGAAAAGAGGAAAGCCGCAGTTGAATTATTCATTAAATATGACAAATGCGAAATAGCTGTAATCAACAAATTTGTTTACCCTAACAGAAAAACACTTTAGAAATGTTATTATTTTTGGTTTCAAACAAATTCAATCAGATCTTGAGCCATTTAAAGAATGGAAGAGAATGCAGACAAACGACATGTAACAGTTGGGCAGAAAACAAAAGTATAATTAAAAGAGATGGGGTGGTTGACAGAGCCGGGTAAATCAATATGGGCTGTCATTGTTGATTTAAAAAGGGGATTTGGAATTTGTTGATGCAGTAAATGCATCCTTAACTAAGTTGATGGGTGAAGGTATGATTTCTCAAAATGTTTAATTTATGTGCATTAATA harbors:
- a CDS encoding type IV toxin-antitoxin system AbiEi family antitoxin domain-containing protein produces the protein MTYAEEILKIASDNNGIVTTAQITHAGIHRHHLSLLVDKGLLERSERGVYILPTVFDDEMLNLQTRFKRGIFSHETALFLLDLSDRTPIKYSMTFPHQYNTTTIDSSKVKYYRVKDEFYEIGIISIPSPNGNPVRAYNAERTLCDILKATSKTEIQIVTDAFKHYTRTDKKDIPLLSKYAKLFNVDKKLRSYLEVLL
- a CDS encoding virulence RhuM family protein, translated to MDNKTDMLIYRTEDGRTKIDVRLENETVWMTQKAIAELYQKGINTINEHIKSIYEEGELEENRTIRKNRIVQNEGNRRVEREIRFYNLEMIIAIGYRVRSSRGMQFRRWATERLNEYLVKGFTMDDARLKGMRNIGDDYFDELLERIRDIRASEKRFYKKITDIYALSIDYDSKSEAAKIFFATVQNKLHFAVHGHTAAEIIEQRVDASKDNMGLSTWKGEKVRRNDVAIAKNYLTESEIKALNRIVTMYLDYAEDRAERRSPMHMKDWSEKLNAFLKFNERDILTNAGSISHEVAKELAAAEYEKFNKCRLETPERDDFDIYLEENKMK